The Celeribacter baekdonensis genomic interval AGCATGGCTGGCGAGCGAGGGCGGCACTGTCACCGAAGGCGCGTTGATCGCAGAGATCATGACCGCCAAGGTGCAATATGAAATCACCGCCCCCGCCAGCGGCACATTGAGCATCAATGTGGCCCAAGACGAGGTCGCCGCAAAGGGTGACGTGATCGGGTCGGTCGCATGACCACCGAAACCACATCAGAAACACGCATTGTGCCCCTGCGCGGCGCGCGGGGGATGATTGCGGACAAGATGGTCAGCTCCCTGCAAACCGCGGCACAGTTGACCCATCACGCGCGGGCTGACATGACCGCGCTGTTGGCCGCCAAGGCGCAGTATAAGGCCAAGGGCATCTCGCTGTCTGTCGAAGACCTGCTGATGGGTGCAGTGGTGCGCACACTCGCCAACCATCCTGACATCAACGGCAAGGTGAAGGACCGCGAGGTGCATCTGTCCCGCGCCATTGACCTTGGCGTGGCCATCGCGCTGCCGGGGAATTTGCTGGCGGCGCCTGCGATTTTCGGAGCCGGTGACATGGATCTGCAGGAGTTGCGCGCGGCGCGGCGCGATCTGGCCGAACGGGCGCGTTCCAACAAGCTGACAGTCCCGGAAATGACGGGCGGGACCTTTACCATCTCCAATCTTGGCCTCAGCCGGGTGGAACAGTTCACCCCGATCATCAACACGCCACAAATCGCCATTTTGGGTGTGGGCTGTGCGGTTGAAACGGCCGTACGCGAAGGGGAAAACACCGTGTGGAAATCCTTTACCGGCCTGTCTTTGACCTTTGATCACCGGGCAATTGACGGCGCGCCTGCGGCGGATTTTCTGACCGCCTTGTGCGCCACCATCGAGACCTTCACGCCATGATCGTCGCGCCCTTTCGCACCGCCGCCGATGGCATTGCGCGCGAAACCGCACTGTTGCAGGCGGG includes:
- a CDS encoding 2-oxo acid dehydrogenase subunit E2; its protein translation is MTTETTSETRIVPLRGARGMIADKMVSSLQTAAQLTHHARADMTALLAAKAQYKAKGISLSVEDLLMGAVVRTLANHPDINGKVKDREVHLSRAIDLGVAIALPGNLLAAPAIFGAGDMDLQELRAARRDLAERARSNKLTVPEMTGGTFTISNLGLSRVEQFTPIINTPQIAILGVGCAVETAVREGENTVWKSFTGLSLTFDHRAIDGAPAADFLTALCATIETFTP
- a CDS encoding biotin/lipoyl-containing protein; translation: MATNIIIPSDLWDGDDECVITAWLASEGGTVTEGALIAEIMTAKVQYEITAPASGTLSINVAQDEVAAKGDVIGSVA